The window TAGGTTCAGTTCAATCGCCATTTGTTTTAATTGTAATTATATCGTTCATTGCAATTTTTTTAACCGAAGCAATAAGCAATACGGCAGTCGTGGCACTTATGATGCCCATAACCATAGGTCTTGCAATTGATCTTTCAATTAATCCTGTCATAACGACTTTAGCAGTAACTGTACCTTCCGGATTAGCTTTCATTTTACCTATGGGTACACCGGCAATGGCAATCGCATATTCATCAGGGTATATTAGACCACGGGATACATTTATAAGTGGGTTAATTCTGAAAATTGTTGCATGGTTTTTCTTTGTTATTTTTGCCTATTATTATTGGCCAATCCTGGGAATTACGTGGTGAAGTGTGGATAAATTACTATTAATACTTTCGACGACACGAAGATCAAACAAGTGTATTAAAGAAGCAATTGATATTGCGAGTAAGAGCAACATTCCATTAATTATACTCTTTGTTGTTGATGAAGAGATTCCCCAGAAGATACTAGAAAAAATGACTGAAGATGGTTGGATTGGTGGAAAACCAACAGAGAGTCTCTTTAATGCAGTGTTGGAAGAATATTCCGCTCAGGGTAAGGAAAAAGTTGCAGAGATTGAAGAGATGGCAAGGAGCAGGGGCGTTCAATTTGAGTCCATTATTAGAAAAGGTAAATTCTTAGATGAAGCCCTCGCGGTCGTTAATGCGGAAAATGTGAAATTAATCTTAGTAACGAGAAGGAAGAGGCTCAGTGTGTCGAGGTTTTTTTTTGGATCTGCTGTAGCTGAACTTCGCAAAAGGGTTAGCTGCGAAGTGAGAATAATAGACGAATAGTGAAACTCAGATATCCGTAATGAATCAAAACAAACCTTTCAGCAGGTTCTGGGGTATGAATAAGGTCAGTTTTGTAATTGTCTCAATACCATTGAAACAATCAGTACATATTTATTCATGTTTTAGCCTGGCCATGGAATGGAAACAGAAAATATGCTCAAAAAGTATTTAGTTTCGTTTGACAGTAAAAGACTGAAACATGTGTATACTGATACTCTCATAATAGGTAGTGGTATTGGGGGCTTAAGTACTGCCATTCAAGCGGCAGAAGGAGGATCAGTCTTAATAGTTTCAAAGGCGAAGATTAATGAAAACAGTACTGAATATGCACAGGGCGGAATTGCTGTGTGTTTAAATCCTGAAGACAGTTTTGCAAATCACATTAATGATACGCTTGATACCGGACAGGGTCTTTGT is drawn from Candidatus Scalindua sp. and contains these coding sequences:
- a CDS encoding universal stress protein yields the protein MDKLLLILSTTRRSNKCIKEAIDIASKSNIPLIILFVVDEEIPQKILEKMTEDGWIGGKPTESLFNAVLEEYSAQGKEKVAEIEEMARSRGVQFESIIRKGKFLDEALAVVNAENVKLILVTRRKRLSVSRFFFGSAVAELRKRVSCEVRIIDE